The genomic DNA CACAACAGCCACCAGGACGGCGGCCACGCCGAAGACTCCGAAACGTGTCGACAGGTTCCTCACTGCACCCCCTCCCCTCCTCGCCTGATACTGGCGCACCGCGGAACGGGGTTCCGCGGCAGCCTATCAACAGTACCACCCGCTCAACCGTGCGGATGACGGCGCGTCATCTGTCTCCCATCCTGCCCACCCCCTTCACCTAGGGCCTCCGCGCCGCCCGGGCGCGCCACGGCGGCGGACGCGCCCATCAGGCGGCTGGCCGCCGTCGCCGCAGCCCGGACGTGGCGCTGCATCTGGGCCAGGCGTGGCAGGACCCGTGCGCTCGGCCCGGAGATGCCCACGGCCGCGACGACCCGGCCGGCGGCATCCCACACCGGGCCGGCCACGCAGGCCACCCCCAGCTCGTGCTCTTCCCGGTCCACTGCGCACCCGGCGGCGCGCACTGTGGCCAGGGCCCGCCGCAGCGCCGTGGCTGTGGTCATGGTGTACGGGGTGAACCGGCGCAGGCGCAGCCGCCGCAGCAGCCCCTCAGGATCGGGCGCATAGGCCAACAACACCTTCCCCACCGCGGTGCAGTGTAGCGGTACGCGCTGCCCAATCTGCGTGAACAGCTTGGCGATGTTCACGCCGACGATGTGATCGATGTAGACCGCCTCGGTCTCGTGGAGGATGACCAGGTTGGCCGTCTCCCGCGAGTGCGCCGCCAGGGTGGCCAGCACGGGGCGCAGCCGGTCCCGCAGGTCTGCCGCGGCCAGGAAGGCGCTTCCCACGCGGAAGGCCTGGATGCCCACGCGGTAGCGACCGCCTGCGCTCTCCTGCTCCACGAAGCCGCGATCACGCAGCGTAGCCAGCAGGCGATAGGTGGTGCTGGCATGCAGGCCGACAAGCTGGCTGACCTCCAGCAGGCTCAGGGGCTGCCGGTGGTCGGCCACCACCTGCAGAATGCGCAGGGCGCGGTCGGCCGACTGGATCGGTCCGCTCATCCCCCCACCCCCTTCCCGCTTCCAGGGACAGCGGGGACGCGCGCGCTGCGCGACCGGGCGACGGCCAGACGCGGCAGTAGCAGGTCTGCCAGCGCTCCGGCGGGCCGCTCCTCCAGCTGGTAGAGCACTCGGACCACCGGGCGGGCGATGGGCAGGACGCGGCGCAGGTCCACCGGGGTGGCACAGACCACGACATCGCAGGGGACGGCGTCGATGGTCGCGGCCAGATCCGCCAGTTGCTCCTTGCCGTAGCCCATGGCCGGCAGCACCGGCCCCAGGTGCGCGTAGCGGGCGTAGACCTCGGCGATGGAGCGCACCGCCCAGGGACGGGGGTCGACAAGGGTCGCTCCGTGCTCGCGGGCCGCCAGTGTCCCCGCTCC from Armatimonadota bacterium includes the following:
- a CDS encoding IclR family transcriptional regulator codes for the protein MSGPIQSADRALRILQVVADHRQPLSLLEVSQLVGLHASTTYRLLATLRDRGFVEQESAGGRYRVGIQAFRVGSAFLAAADLRDRLRPVLATLAAHSRETANLVILHETEAVYIDHIVGVNIAKLFTQIGQRVPLHCTAVGKVLLAYAPDPEGLLRRLRLRRFTPYTMTTATALRRALATVRAAGCAVDREEHELGVACVAGPVWDAAGRVVAAVGISGPSARVLPRLAQMQRHVRAAATAASRLMGASAAVARPGGAEALGEGGGQDGRQMTRRHPHG